In Aedes albopictus strain Foshan chromosome 3, AalbF5, whole genome shotgun sequence, the genomic window GATATGGGTTTCGCCCTTTCTAACTGCTTCCACTCTTCCGCGAAGATTTGTCGTTGAACTTGGCGAACAAGGGTTAATTCTGCTGTCTTCCTCTCCTCGGCAGTTACAGAGATGGTTTTGTACTTCGTCTCACTGATTGCTGTGCTTTTATGGCAATTCCGAATAAAACGAAGACAGTATGCCGTTACTCTTAGAAGACGATTGTAGTTGGAGAACTTCGATGTAAGCTGGTCGATGAATGTCGGTTCTGGAGCTGCCGTGTATGTGAGTTTTGGTCGTTTTCCTGCTTCTGCAAGTGCTTGCGAATCAGGTTCTGAGTCCGGTTGCTCATTAGGCCATGAGGTTTGTGCGAGTTTCAACCATCTTGGCCCTTGCCACCATAATTCATTATCGAGAATGTTCTCTGCCGTAACGCCGCGTGATAGCAGGTCTGCTGGGTTTTCTTTTCCTGGGATATGGTGCCATGAACAGTTTTGGGTTGCATGTTGAATTTTGGACACGCGATTTGCAACGAAAGTGGTCCAAGTTGACGGTGCCGCCTTCAACCAACTAAGGACCGTCATTGAATCGACCCAGAAGAATGCAGGACCGGGGAGTTCTAGAGACTGCGAAACCTTCAAGTATAGTTCAGCTGCGAGGAGAGCTCCGCAAAGCTCCAGACGAGGAATACTCTGCTGCTTTAGGGGTGCTACTCTTGATTTGGCCGTTAGTAAGGCGACCTTGAAGGATCCAGATATGTCAGCAGATCGGATATAACAGCACACACCGTATGCTTGTTGAGATGCGTCCGAGAAAAAGTGGTATTGAACGTATGCAGGCTTCAAAGCAAGTATGCAGCGTTCAATGCGTAGCTTGTTAAGAAGCGATAGCTCTGACATGTAGGAATGCCATCGCTCTTTCATTGGCAAGGGTAGCTCTGCGTCCCAGCCCCATGGCTTTCCGTTGCTGTCCGTTAACGTCCAGAGTGCTTGCATAAATATTTTGGCAGAGATGACGACCGGACCTAGCAATCCAAGCGGATCAAAAAGTCGTGCTATTTGCGATAAGGCGCTTCGCTTTGTTACAGGTGATTCAGTGGAATCAACAGGAACTACAATCTTGTATTTTAGTAGGTCTGATGCAGGTTCCCAGTGAAGACCAAGCGATTTGATTGTTTGGTTACGATCTAGGTCGACAGATGGTTGTAAGGCTCGATTTTCTACCGACAGATCTTCCAGAACAGCTGCTTCGTTGGATGCCCACTTGCGAAGTTGGAATCCGCCCTTGGATAGAAGTGCCTCTAGTTGCTGACGGAGTTCAATGGCTTCTTCCACGCTATCTGCACCCGAGAACAGGTCATCCACATAAACATCCTTTCGAAGAACTTTTGCTGCTGCTGGATAATGTTCCTGCTCATCGTCAGCTAACTGTAAAAGCACTCGCGTGGCGAGAAATGGGGCACTTGCCGTTCCATACGTCACCGTTAGCAGTTCGTACGTGTTTAGGGGTTGATCTGGTGATTGTCGCCAAACTATTCTTTGGAGTGGCGTGTCACGCTCATCCACGAGAACTTGTCGATACATTTGTTTGGCATCTGCGATGATCATTACTCGATGCGTTCTCGAGCGCATGATTATGGAACGAATATCCTGTTGCACAGTTGGACCAACCATTAGGGCATCATTCAGCGAAGGTCCTTCTGAAGTCTTGCATGAGGCATCGAATACGACTCTTAGTTTTGTGGTGGTGCTTTCTTCGCGTATGACGGCATGGTGGGGCATGTGGTAGCAAGGCGACGGAGGAGATTGGTAATCGTACACTTGCTTCATATGACCCAAGGCAAGGTATTCGTCAATGAACGTTGAATACTGTTTTGCAAGATCCTCATTGCATCCAAGACGGCCTTCTAGCATCCGAAATCGACGGACTGCTGTGTGACGGTTGTCGCCTAGTTGGTTGAGAATGCTCTCTTTTAACGGTAAGCGAACAATGTATCGCCCTTCGGAATTACGTCTCACATTGCGACGAAAGTGTTCCTCGCAAGCGGTTTCTTCGATGGAATAGTTCGTAGAATTGTCGTCTTCTTCAAGTTTCCAGAATCGCTCGATGGCCTGATGAACGTCACTTACTGTTGCGACATTTGCCACAATCGTTGGGTTTAAAGTTTCCGCCTGTGACGCTTTTCCAGAAACTACCCAACCGAGAACAGAATTGATCAAAGTCGGTAACGATTCTCCTAGTTGGATGCGACCAGACACTTTGAAAAGATCGAAGAAGACTTCGGCGCCAATAATTATATCAACCGGGTTGGAATCATAGAAGAACGGATCGGCAAGCTGTACTCCGTGGGGTATTTTCCAAGTGGAGATGTCAAAGGAAGCGGCCGGAAGATCGATGGTGACCTTAGGAAGCACTAGAAATTCGGCAGCCGTGGAGAAGTGACCAATCCTGGAGCGAATCGAAGCAACAATTTTGTATCGTGCGTACGTTGTTGACTGTCCAATGCCAGAGATGGGTACGGAAATCTTCTTTCGTTGCGCTTTCACAAGTTGGGAGAGTGATTCGGTTATAAAGCAGCATTCACTACCGGAATCGAGAAGTGCCCTTGCAGTGTGCTCTTTACCAGAATCATCAACTAGTTTGACGACGGCGGTGGCCAAAAGTACGCTCTTTCTTGCCTGACTACTGCTGGTGTAACTTGTAGATTTCTCGACAGTAGCTGAAACTGATGCTTTCGGTTGGCCTCGGTATACAGCAGGAGGGGTAGACGACGCCTGGGAAGATTCAGTTGCTCTGGAGCTCGTGGTAGTAGGATTCTCTACGGCACAAAGTTGGGTATGATGGTGACCTCGACATTTTCGACAAGTGCTTGATGATGAACAGTCCCGAGCCTGGTGTCCTTTCCGTAGACAATTTCGGCATAGTTGGTGACGGCGGACTTCCTTTTCCTTAGCTGCAACATCGAGTTTCGAGAATGTTTGGCACAAGTACAGCGGATGATGTTCGGAACACACGACGCATTTCCGACCTGGTTGACCTTGGCTGGCACCGTGACTGGTTACAGACCGCTGGATAGGTTTCTTGCTTTGCTGATGGGGCGCTGGAGTGTCGACAGTCTTCCCTTGGAGCGTTTGAAGTACGTTCACTCTTCGCTGAATGAACGACGTGAGGTCCTTAAAGACGACTTTGGTTTTGGACGCCGAAAATTCCTCCCAATCCCTCCGCGTTACGGGGTCTAATCGGACGCTGAGCATGCGGATGAGAATAATGTCCCAGCATTCCGTCCTTTCACCAAGTTGTTTCAGCACCTTAACATTGGCTTCGAATTTCTCCACTAGCGAGTGGAGCTCGGCCGCAGATTCCCGTTTCAGTGTGCCAAACTCAAAAAGCGCATCGAGATATGTCTGCTTTAGGCGGGTTGGATTTTGGTAGTGGTTGACAAGAATGTTCCACGCAACGGTATAGTTGTTCGCACTAATTTCGATTGTTTGGATTAGTTTTAGTGCATCGCCGGCCAATGATGAACGCAGGTAATAAAACTTTTGAATCGACGACAGATCCTGCGAAGCGTGGACCAGGGAGACGAATAGATCATGGAAATTCAACCAATTATCGAGATTTCCATTGAAAACCGGCAATTTCACATCGGGCAGGCGAACATGAGACGAAGATCCAGAGCCAGGGAAATGCGAGATCGATGAAGAAGAAGCGTTCATTGTGGGTGTAGGAGGCGTTTTATTGCGGGAAAGCAGGAATCCCTTAACACGATAGTACGTGGTTTCGAAATCGGTTCGCTGTTTGAGCTGCACATCGACGGAGGCCTCGTCGAGGGTTACCAGTTCAGACTGGATGTTCTTGAAGTCCGACCAGAGTTCGTTTAGGTTCTCCAATCGTACTGGAATTTCGCAAGCATCTCTTTCTTCATCGTAGTTGTCCACAAAGTCTTGAGTGAGGGAAAACGATGCTAGAAGGCTCTTCTGCCTCGTCTTCAacgttttgattctgcgttccgtagACATGGTGATTTACGGCGGATCTGAAACCGAAACACCGCGCAGATCACACGAGAAAATGGCTAGCTGTTTAGGAAATGCAATTACCTTACTCAAGGCAATTGCGTGCCTTGTACAAGTACCAAACAGCTGGATCAAACGGACTCCACAGAACTGCAACTTAGTTGCTCGATGTCCGAGGGGATGGTGATAGGAAGCGGTTGAAAGTCGTTTACAGATGAGCCGGGTCTGAAAAGCGGAAGACCGCGCAGCTCAAAAGGGTAACAGAAAACGTAATTGGAATGCTAATTACCTTGTGCAAGGCTAGCATGTGCTTTGTATAAATCCAATCAGCTATGATGGCGGAGTCCAGCACCACGGAGCGAATCGATATGGCGGTTCCCACTAGCGTCGAGTCACAGTTGTAATGGCGTGCAGCGGCGAAGGTTCCAGAAGGGACGGAGAGTCGACGtccgatccggttcgaaggaccagatGTTCGATAACACCAAAAGCAGGACTGCTAAATCTAGTTCTGTGCTAGATTTTCGCTGCAACAGCGCACAACGGGGACGACACAACAAGGTAGGTTctttcttcttccttttcttttaGGAAACCGCACTATTTCAGTTCACAGGTAAGTCCAACTTTTAGTTTATTTTTACTAACTCAACTAACTTTTATTTCACTAATTATCCTAACTAAGTCCTTTATTTCACTTAATTTCTAACTAAATTCACTTTAATTTCAACCACTTCTTCTCTTCTGTTGTTGTTGTGTACTAcgctgatgacgatgatgatgacagcTACGATGTCGATGAAAAAGAGAGCCCGAGAACGATCATCCTTCGGCTTTTATCCCTCGGTTACTCCATTAATTATGATTGCCGGAAGAGTCAAATCGCACCTTTCCGAAGGGCGCCATGATGAAAGTTAACGATGAATTGGTGCTACCGTGCATTTTGGGTACTTTCACTTTCCGTGTGCGATGAAATATTTCGCATACGCGAACAAATAAAATAATTTATATCCTTCCATGATGGATGTACGTGCAAAATCCTGCCAAAGCCAAGACTCCGAGGCAGCTAGACATAAAATCCGCCCCAAGGAACGACAGCGAAAGTTAAACACTAATCCCATCTTGCTTGTGTAACCTTTTCGTCAACAATGTTAATAAAGTTTTCCACCTGGACGTGGGAGTATTACCCACCACCATGTCTGTGACACCCCGGACCGGACCCGGCCAAAGTCAACCGTGTCGACAGTGATGGATCGCCCGTTGTCTTCCACTCTTTTCTCATTATGCATTAACGCAGATCCGCAGTTTGTTAACACGTTCTCTGCTCGTCCGACCGTCGGTCGGAACCTTATTCCGACCGTTGGAAGCCGGTGAAACTTTTATTCATTTCTGTTGTCAAACAGAATGTGAATCCGAAATGGAAAGTTTTATTCTTGCGACAGTCAGTGCCACTCCTCCCCGTGCGGCTCCTCTCAATTTGTTACCCGTCCAATAAATGCTTACAATGATATTTAAACTTCATAAATATTACTTCGTTACAGCAGCCGTCACAAATCCCCCGAAGCCACTGCGCTGGTGTGGAGAATTTATTCCAGGAAAATTATTCGATTCCTTGTGTTGAAATCTCCGCTTTTCCGTACCCCGTATATATATTTTTCTGGGAGACTGGTGCTGCCGTATGCAAAGTTTTCCTTCCGTCTTGCAGAAACTTTCTAATCATATCTGATGCTTTGCAGCCGTAGGGAGTAGCTCAGTTTGCGTGATCACAGGGGCGTCCAAAGTCAGAATGCCAAATATCATTGTTTCACATTCATTGTACAACCAAGGTAagaaaaaggaaggtaatccaatatgacaGATCGCACAGTGCGCCATATTACATATACTCGAAATGACAGCTGGtaagtttgttttgatttggacTCTATCAATAATAGCAACCCATGAAGCTAGTGAACTAAAATGGCAATTTCAGCCAACGagctcctaggaatttctccaggaattctttcagaaaatccactagtcatttctccaaaaaaatcacaaataatTATTTTCCGGAATCTTtttatgaatgaatgaatgaaaaaacgataaatgaataaaattgaatgaatgaaaaaaaaaaactatatttccatgaatttatttaggaattcatccagaaaaccctcagtaattctccagagtttcttgcattattactttcagcgaTTCAGGCAGGGAGAAGAGGGTGTTTCTTCCGGAACTCGGTTGTGTGTTGCCCGTTGATATGGCTAGAGTTATGCCACCCGACCACGCACCCGACTAACAGATCTCGTATGGAAAACTTTCTAAAACGGAAAACCCAGGGAGTTACATATCGTGGTCCGCATTGTAATAAGTGCCTAACAAGTGTACTTCATACGAAGCAGCTATTTCTTTCCCGAGAATTTTCTGAAATGTGGCTATTTTCGCGTTTTCGTCGAATATTCGTTCCGTGTTACCTGTATTACGCCACCAGGTCAACGACTTCCTTGTAAATATTGCGTATTAAGTTATAACGTGTGATGTGTTGTTGAAATGTATCCTGAACTAGAACCAGAAGATTTTACGTCGAAGTGGTTGGATGGACTCTGCTAAACTAGAGGAGACCACCTGTACCATCTTCAAAACAAAATTTGGTGAGCATGTTCTATGTCTTATGTGTCATTATATTCTAATTAAATTTTGTTAACACATTGCTATAATTAATAACTATATAACTCATAcaactcggagcgtttggtacggtatgtccacgcgtCCTTCCtaccctgtagattcgagaagtgattcgatgttaaaaaaatcttgcatgacgtcgaaacatttcaaagaatcatctttgcggtaaacacaacgtagtaggcctggccgctttgatgcttgcgtcatatctctgatatgctacaatcatcaatactgacaagaaaaataattgggcctaatctaacccgattattttccaggatgctttctcgtactggctgcgtttgtgttaGATTATATTAGATTACTTTCAGCGATTCAGGCAGGATTTCGGCAGAAGTTCatacagtgattccttcaggatttcctccagatattgcccaGATATATCTCCGACGTTTCCTCTAAGCAGACTTCTAAGAATTTCCTctcggattctttaaggaatttgagGAAAATTCTTTATTAATATCATAATTTAGATCTTTACTGCAGGTTATCGAGGCGTTTCTCCAAATTTTTCACCAAAAAATAACTGCATcgttccaggaatacttttagaaatttctccaagaattaaaaaaaaatcctcaataaaaatttcatcaggggTTCATTgacgagtttctccaggaagttcttcaaaaattcttccttgtaattcttcaagaatttctcagagaTATCgtcagatatttttttagaaacctGTTCAAGAGTACTTTGTGAGATTTTACtgtagatttcatcagaaattatttcagggatttcttcccaaATATCTCTAGATACTTTCTCAGGATTTATGGGATTTCTCCATtagtttcagcaagggatttctttttGTTTTGACAATTTGTTAGATTTAtttgagatttggtagtttcaaaataaaataatggattgttttaaacgactgttTTTTTGccgctaacaaagccggaatgcgATTGTGAAGCGGATGGAAAACAGAAcaaatgggaaaacatacttttgcatataaaacaaaccaaatgttccataaacaaatgcgaaacgatccataaaaaatatGCTCATGTTCCATGGAAATTTActagaaatccataaaaaagcaCTAATGATccataaaaatctggaaaatgatCCATAGTTTATGCGAAATTTAGCAacattattttaataaaaaatccaCTGAATGATTAAAACAAACATTGATAATCAACGAATGATCCATAAACTAATAATAAATGATCCATAAAGTGGTGTATTTTTCCACATAAATGAATCAATGTTGCTCCATTAAAAATGTATGATGATCCATAATACATGGTCACATATGTTCCATAGGATGAAAACAAATGAGCAAtaaatttaaagaaaattctccataatttcataaaaattgttcGCTAAAAAAGTTGACCTGATCTATAAAATCAAAACTGGGTAGTAGCAATAACATTcaaaaacacacaaaaaattgaTACATCATATTTCACATACATTTTTGAGTATTGCAGATGCCAACAAAAAGAACTCTCTTGGATTATGAATTGAATGCGCGGTTTGTTGGGTTTCACTTTGTTGCcctaaatagggtattggttcccttattaagcatgtggctcccattttcatcctactcaaatcaaaggattgaagcgctgttcgttttgtttcttttttgtattttttgttagaagagagcacgcatgaaaacaaaaagaacggaatcaatcggtgccatgGTGCCATaaccgcttgttttcgaataggatgaatttgggagcgtgagattactaagGGCACGGCTACTCTATGTGGTTTTGCATGATTTTGAACAGTAAAGCTGAAGCCTACAGAAAACATATGgaatactgcacgaatttatattggcctgcttactctcacacgaaatttgacgtttgggaggtgtcggcaccgctcaattgtcaaattttctgtgagagtaagcaggccagcataaattcgtgcagtggaccattggcgTCCAAGGGCAACacctcccaagcggtcgaatcgagGTTTTGGGAGCGAATTGCTAGATTTAATGGtagcccgggtagaggtgaaatactgacgatcattagtttgaagatattagtttgattgatatagaagataaaagatctgaaaataatatctgaaaaatgttcctggaacatctgaacaatatcaaaatttgatattttaagataaaataaatagcttgctgctattggttagatcttacaagatctaaatatgatctgatgatgatgttccaggagcaaatttcagatattatttttagatcttttactcttatatcaatcaaaccaatatcacaaccaatatctcaatatcaaaatatgctattattgagctgctTTCCTTTACCCGGGAGGGtatgttcccttcgttgtggtttGTACCTAATGTtccggtaatggcaattgagcatttTTTCGACTGAAGTGTTACCAACTAGGTATCAGATagttttaatagatgtattatgatAATTGGCAAATTTAGGGTAAAAGCAATTTAAAATCGGTATTTTACAAATACTACTTTCATATTAGAGGTGACTTCAAACACGAGTTTTCGGAGGAACAATTTTCATGTATTCGTGagttaaacatatttttataacgaCTTATCTTATTTGATTGATTGCTCATCGTAGACTATCATTTAACTTTTTGATCAAGGGCAGTTCTTTATAGCTCTGAACTAAAACCTATATGAAAAACATGAAATGTTTAAATTTTATTAATTCTGACTGACTCGAGTTCAACTTGTTTATTCCTAGTTAAGTTCTAAGGTTCTAAAGCCATATTCTGATGTTTGATTTATTATAAGACCTAATTATCGAAAACCTAAATTTTTGCCGATACGAGTTACGAGTCTAGTATTATTTATTTGGATCATTTCAGGTTGTTTTACCAGACATCATTTCATGCGTACACAATAGTCAGAAAACATAAGCTTCCGTTTCCCaccagtcagttaactgacttaAGCTAACCTAATACCATtattgtggcaactctttaagcggcaGGGGAACTTGCCATTAGCACGCGAAGAGTTGTTAGACCACTGGCATAGGCGCTGATTCATGGGTGACAGGGCACATGGCCTTTACAGCGAGTTTGACTATTTTTGCAGCATATGCGATGACAGGAAAATCAACCAGAAATGTGATAATAgcgattaataaaaaaaatctcttgacttgacgtttaaatcgatttttaatacGGTTTTGCGATATTATGAATGATATTTACGATTAAAAAAGAGGACAAGAAAAAGAATATGTGTACTATGGTTGATTGTGGTATTTTATAGATTCCTGCatgaaaaatgtttatttttgtgtGGTACGTGTTTCACACCCAGATATAGTTCCCAACAATACAATCACGGacaattcaaaaatattctacgaaacatataaattatttttaatcatttataTATGTTTAAATAACTCATGAAAACCCCTGAAGATTCTCATATATTCCCAATCATCTGTATTGTATTCTTAGATGGGCCCCATATAGCCCTATAGCGTTACTCCTAGAAGAAGGAACATAAAATATCGATCATTTAAAATGTAAATTTAGCATCAATAGCTACGAATTATAGGAACTAttatcaatcatttatagaaatcagtagcTTCACGAAAAATATGTTGATaactcctgaaaatccctaaggattctcaaaaGTTCCCAGCCATCTAAGATGTAttaaaaaaattgtagaaaatattctcaatcatttatcgaAGTCAGTTACTCAAGATATTAAAATAATTCACAAAATACGCCAACACGAGACGGAATATCTGTGATCGTGAATGTTCTTACGTAAGCACAATCAGCAAGTTGTTCCTGATAATACCCAagtattctcagaaattccaaatGATAAATATATTCTAAGAAGCATCACAGTAGCTCAACGGGAaaagaataatttctaaaaatcaCCGAGGATTCCAAGAAAAATAATCCCTGAGAAATCCCGAGGAGAAtcgatggaggaattctttcgggaatgccGCGAACAattaaaaatctctgaaggaatgtcaAAAGAGAAATTACAGGACAAAGTGAAACCATTACAAGAAGGCAAGGAGAAAATACTAGAAGGAATTCAGGAATAAATCCTGGTAAAAACTCTCGTAGGAATCAATTCattaaaaatccctgcaggaagcaTTATCGGGCAGCACTTtcttgtacagtagacgttcggtcgctgcaagcgctttaactgcaatgctttttaactgcaagtccggtaagtgcaacaattttgcagttatcgcacccccatccgtcaaaatggtgcgccatgttagcccaaatgatcaGTTGCatgaattttacgttcatttaGTGTTAATTGACGGGTTGttgactatagacactatagattccatagactcgcggagacatggttgagcaatttaattttagtgtgttttaccgtcaatttagagtgtaccgagcgaatatgacgtcacgcaattcattgtcgctattgaaatcgtgacgtcatgctcgtttggctacacgaactgacagttcgtttggctacagttgtcttcgtctccgcgagtctatggaatctatagtgtctatattgttgacgtctgtcaggcgttgcagttatcgaattttgttcgctaagggaaacgtaaacatgttgcagctaccgaacgtctactgtaccaatAAAACCTTAAAAACAGAATTTTGCTTCCCAAAAAGAAGTCATCGCCCAGCTGTACccatagggaagattcaaaaattacgtccatcgtttttcgggatttctagaccccccctcccccctctgtcacgcaatttccctatacccaatacacgtactgtcacacttttctagaccccccccctcccccaaatgttggacgtaatttttgaacgttcccatacCATTCTTATACGTAGAATATAATACTTATCCTAAGCTGCCTTCCTACCTCTTGGCGAACGAGCGTGTGTCGACGTAATCGTGAAGCCCCCTAAGCATCGGCTCCGCTCAGCAGCTCCGTGGCAAATTTCATAAACGCGATGTCATGCCGTTTGTGCACTAGCCGGACCTCCTTAAGCCCTGGGACTGATTGGAGAACATCATCTTGTTGGTTTCCTCCGGGAGGTTGATCAGGAAGAGGTTCTGAATGGGGCGTCTGCTCGACCGTGGAAGACTTACTGGCCGCCGAACCGGCTTCGCCATTTCGATTTTTCGTCCTCCTGGTGAACCGGCGTGGGTGCCCGGGTTATCGGCCGTTCCTTGAATGCCACATTTATTCTTTTATCGCAGAACGAGAAGCCCTGCATCACCGATCGCGACACCGAACAATCGACGCACA contains:
- the LOC134290370 gene encoding uncharacterized protein LOC134290370, with the protein product MSTERRIKTLKTRQKSLLASFSLTQDFVDNYDEERDACEIPVRLENLNELWSDFKNIQSELVTLDEASVDVQLKQRTDFETTYYRVKGFLLSRNKTPPTPTMNASSSSISHFPGSGSSSHVRLPDVKLPVFNGNLDNWLNFHDLFVSLVHASQDLSSIQKFYYLRSSLAGDALKLIQTIEISANNYTVAWNILVNHYQNPTRLKQTYLDALFEFGTLKRESAAELHSLVEKFEANVKVLKQLGERTECWDIILIRMLSVRLDPVTRRDWEEFSASKTKVVFKDLTSFIQRRVNVLQTLQGKTVDTPAPHQQSKKPIQRSVTSHGASQGQPGRKCVVCSEHHPLYLCQTFSKLDVAAKEKEVRRHQLCRNCLRKGHQARDCSSSSTCRKCRGHHHTQLCAVENPTTTSSRATESSQASSTPPAVYRGQPKASVSATVEKSTSYTSSSQARKSVLLATAVVKLVDDSGKEHTARALLDSGSECCFITESLSQLVKAQRKKISVPISGIGQSTTYARYKIVASIRSRIGHFSTAAEFLVLPKVTIDLPAASFDISTWKIPHGVQLADPFFYDSNPVDIIIGAEVFFDLFKVSGRIQLGESLPTLINSVLGWVVSGKASQAETLNPTIVANVATVSDVHQAIERFWKLEEDDNSTNYSIEETACEEHFRRNVRRNSEGRYIVRLPLKESILNQLGDNRHTAVRRFRMLEGRLGCNEDLAKQYSTFIDEYLALGHMKQVYDYQSPPSPCYHMPHHAVIREESTTTKLRVVFDASCKTSEGPSLNDALMVGPTVQQDIRSIIMRSRTHRVMIIADAKQMYRQVLVDERDTPLQRIVWRQSPDQPLNTYELLTVTYGTASAPFLATRVLLQLADDEQEHYPAAAKVLRKDVYVDDLFSGADSVEEAIELRQQLEALLSKGGFQLRKWASNEAAVLEDLSVENRALQPSVDLDRNQTIKSLGLHWEPASDLLKYKIVVPVDSTESPVTKRSALSQIARLFDPLGLLGPVVISAKIFMQALWTLTDSNGKPWGWDAELPLPMKERWHSYMSELSLLNKLRIERCILALKPAYVQYHFFSDASQQAYGVCCYIRSADISGSFKVALLTAKSRVAPLKQQSIPRLELCGALLAAELYLKVSQSLELPGPAFFWVDSMTVLTQIECCLNSRPMIPLSDDPSDSELLTPGHFLIGSALKAVPSTDVTAIPLNRLRQYQQTQKLFQLIWKRWHLEYLSELQPRTKWYNPPISIQQNQLVLLKEDNTPPMTWPTARIVETHPGSDGIIRVVTVQTSTGRYTRPVSKICLLPIPPPQSSTGETNKTNDASEAEEIDDSIIRSSNRSNYSIAKQQLFGRNHLATGMSHLQHLQ